In Armatimonadota bacterium, the sequence CCAAGGCGATCCTCCCCATTCACCTCTTCGGCCAACTCTACGACGTCGTCCGCATTGGCGAGATCGCTCAAAAGCACGGGCTCGTGGTCCTCGAAGACGCCGCCCAAGCCATCGAAAGCACCTTCGACGGCAAGCCGGCCGGTCACTTCGGAATCTCCGCCGGATTCAGCTTTTACGTCACCAAGAACCTCGGCGCCGCCGGCGACGGGGGCATGATCACCACCAACGACGACGAAACCAACGAGCGATGCCGCTCGATCCGTGTACACGGCATGGGCCGTGAGCGCTACTACTACGACCACCTCGGCTACACGGCTCGCCTCGACGAGATTCAGGCTGCCGTCCTGCGCGTCAAGATGACCAAGCTCGGCGATTGGGGCAAGCGAAAGGTCGCCATCGGCCAGCGATACCTCAACGAACTCAACGGCATCGACGGTTTAGTCCTCCCCGTCACCAGCCCCGGCAACAACCACACCTTCCACCAGTTCACGGTGCGGGCCAAACGCCGCGACGCCCTCCAAGCGCACCTCAAAGACCTCGGCGTCCCGTCGATGATCTACTATCCGGTGCCGATCCACCACCATAAGCCGTATCTGAAGTTTGCCCCGTCGAGTCCGCTCTCAGTGACCGAAGAAGTCTCGAACGAAGTCCTCAGTCTGCCGATCCATCCGCACCTGTCGGATGAGCAGGTCAGCCACGTGATCGACTCCGTTCAGAAATTTTTCTAAATTTCTCGATTGGCTTTGAACTTCCCGTCCTAGTGGCGCGTAATTAGGCTATCTGAACCCTGAGATCTAGCGTGTCGCGATAGGTGGGCGGGATGTGGAGTCGACTCAGTTAGCTTTCAGTGGTTCAGAGACCCCCGTCGCTCCAAGCTCCGGGGATCGTTTCGACTCGAAAGCAGACAAACCCCTTTCGTACCCAGCGGGAGGGGCCCCTCATTAACCTTTAGCCGCCGCCACGCGTTTCCGTCGGCACCTGCTGAATGTACGGCACGCCGTCCGTGATCCACTTCTCGGGTTTAGTGCCCTTCAGATACACGTCGAGCCACTCGCGAAGTCGTCGCGCGTAGTCCAACTGATTCGGCCGCTGGGCCAAACCGTGGTTCTCGCCCGCGTAAACCAGCATCACGCACTGCTTGCCCATGCGCCGCAACGTGTTGTATAGGTACTGGCCCTGGTGCCAATCCACCGCGCCGTCAGCATCGCCGAACGCCATCAAAAGCGGAACCTTGCGCTTGGCCGACTGCCAAACCGGCGAGTTGTCGAAGTACGGCTTCGGGTCCTCCCAGAACGGAACCCGCATGCGCCCTTGCGAAGACTCGAAGATCACCTGGTCGGTCATGCCGCCGTTCCAGTAGTACGAGTTGTACATGCTAGTCAGTTCGGTTAGCGGCGCGCCGCACGCACCCACTGCAAACCGGTCGCTGACCGTCGTCACAAACGCCGTCTGATACGCGCCCCACGAGTGGCCAATCAGCCCGACCTTCTTCGGATCGACGCCCACATTCTTCTTGACCACCGCATCCACCGCAGGCTCCAAGCAGTCCACCGCCGACTCGCCCGGACGGTTGCCCTTGTACGCGATGTCTGGCTCGAAAACGAAGTAGCCATTCTGACTGAAGTACTGCAGGTTGTACGCCGACCATTCGCTCGGGAACTGATACTGGTTCTTGTTGTCCGAGAGGCGCTCGTAGATGTACGTCACCATCGGATACTTCTTGCTCGGGTCATAGTCGGCCGGATAGATCAGCGTTCCCTGCAGGTCCACGCCGAACCGGCTCTTGTAGTTGACCAACTCAGATTTGCCCCACTTGAACTGAGCCTGCTGGGGATTCGTATGCGTCACCGGCTTCGCCGCCGAAAATGCCTGGTTCGTAATATACAGGTCTGGCGACTTCAGATACGACTCCATCGAGAACATCATCCGGTCAGCGTCCTTGGCCTTCACTAGCCGCCGAATCTGGACGTCGTCGAAGATCGGGATCGTGCCCTTCAGGTCCTTGCCGACGATGTACACGCCATCCTTCTTCGTCTCCGTGTCGAAAACGTCGAAGTACATTGGGAACTCGCGCTTAGGCTCGTCGTCGTACGGAGCGACCTCCTGATACCGGTAGCGAACCTTATCCTTGCGGCCATCGGTCAGCTTCACCATCTTGCCCGTTTCTGGGTCGCACAGCCACGCATCATACCGATCCTGTACGATTAATCCCGCGTCCTTATCTAGCCAGGTCGGTTGGTCCTCTGGCGGCTTGACCGCCACTGTATGGTCGTCCAGTTCGTCCTCGAAGTTCGCATAGCCGTCCGGATGAAGCGCCCGCGCCTTCTTGTTGCGGACGTCGTACACCCACCACAGCTTGTTGTCGTAGTACGCAAAGTAGTTGCCCGTCACGCTCGGCACCAGGCCAAACTGGTTCTTCTTCACCGCCTCGGTCTTCTC encodes:
- a CDS encoding aminotransferase class V-fold PLP-dependent enzyme — its product is MSQWTSTAMQVPFYDIQAQYTDLASEIDQVVHDVISSGNYVLGNHNRAFEEEFARLHQVNHAIAVHSGTDALRIMMDAAEIGPGDEVITTAFTFVASVETIVQTGATPVFVDIDPATFMMDPAKIEAAITPKTKAILPIHLFGQLYDVVRIGEIAQKHGLVVLEDAAQAIESTFDGKPAGHFGISAGFSFYVTKNLGAAGDGGMITTNDDETNERCRSIRVHGMGRERYYYDHLGYTARLDEIQAAVLRVKMTKLGDWGKRKVAIGQRYLNELNGIDGLVLPVTSPGNNHTFHQFTVRAKRRDALQAHLKDLGVPSMIYYPVPIHHHKPYLKFAPSSPLSVTEEVSNEVLSLPIHPHLSDEQVSHVIDSVQKFF
- a CDS encoding prolyl oligopeptidase family serine peptidase, producing the protein MIRYRALSLVALACVWPIAVNAQDSDKQQTPPPKQEAPAKPRTLTFDDYKEWERISQAVISNDGKYLLYGVVKADADGYVVARKIDGPEKALIPDGIRPAISDTSKWAAYLITLPKAEIEKNTEQKKPSPTKLGIRSLENGEEHVIDDIANFSFLKDKDLIVALRPKMAPGPGAGDLLLINATNGEQMVISNVKSYSLNEPETLMAIQIDSGTGYQAFEVLDIKTGIMHPIYSGKDDVTSFAWAKDADVLSLSIALPDDKKEGDNNDVLRVSGFDGVLTRQRFNPTAFANFPKGMKISDGMRISPSDDGSKIALTIQPWNDKEKPVKPKDKAGVEVWNTKDTRPMPLQKRQSARDRARGILFIWDPDANTLTKASPGKDDEIPGFDVQTYLSQDMTYAIVQDGTPYTSSVTNGINYADFWVTNLKTGEKTEAVKKNQFGLVPSVTGNYFAYYDNKLWWVYDVRNKKARALHPDGYANFEDELDDHTVAVKPPEDQPTWLDKDAGLIVQDRYDAWLCDPETGKMVKLTDGRKDKVRYRYQEVAPYDDEPKREFPMYFDVFDTETKKDGVYIVGKDLKGTIPIFDDVQIRRLVKAKDADRMMFSMESYLKSPDLYITNQAFSAAKPVTHTNPQQAQFKWGKSELVNYKSRFGVDLQGTLIYPADYDPSKKYPMVTYIYERLSDNKNQYQFPSEWSAYNLQYFSQNGYFVFEPDIAYKGNRPGESAVDCLEPAVDAVVKKNVGVDPKKVGLIGHSWGAYQTAFVTTVSDRFAVGACGAPLTELTSMYNSYYWNGGMTDQVIFESSQGRMRVPFWEDPKPYFDNSPVWQSAKRKVPLLMAFGDADGAVDWHQGQYLYNTLRRMGKQCVMLVYAGENHGLAQRPNQLDYARRLREWLDVYLKGTKPEKWITDGVPYIQQVPTETRGGG